The window ctcaatacaacggagctagctagctcgcTACCtcgaagcttgctagctcgatacagaggagctcactagcttgcaacaatggagctagctagcttgctgcaatggagcatgctagctcgatacagaggagctAACTAGCTCGCTtcaatggagctcactagcttccTACAACGGAGTTTGCTAGTgcgatacagaggagctcattaGCTCACTTCAACggagctcactacagtggagaTCGCTAGCTCGCAACAATGGAGTTCACTAGCTTGCGACAACGGagttcgctagcttgctacaatggagctcactagctcactgCTAGTTCGCTAGCTCGCTtcaacggagctcgctacaaTGGAGTGCGCTAGCTCGATGCAGAGGAGCTAACTAGCTCGCTtcaatggagctcactagctcccTACAACGGAGTTTGCTAGTGCTatacagaggagctcattaGCTCACTTCAACggagctcactacagtggagaTCGCTAGCTCGCGACAATGGAgttcactagcttgctacaatggagctcgctagcttgcgaCAACGGAGTTCGCTAGCTCGCCACAatagagctcactagctcactactAGTTCGCTAGCTCGCAtcaacggagctcgctacaatggagtgcgctagctcgatacagaggaATTGACTAATTCactacaacggagctcgctagctcggaACAATTGAGCACGTGAGctccaaacagagaagctcgctagcatgctacagaggtcCTCGCTAGCATGCTGACATGCCAAATCCACCAATAAGGAGACACCCCATCCCCCATTTCCATCTAATCCAACCCCGTCTCACCCCTCCCCCGCGgccaaagaatgtccgttaccgatccatactcatcaaaactcttctgatctgctttgtaaacatttattgaagaacattggagtattgatcaacgtaaaagtttgtttttctttttaattcagaacaatagactgttctgcAGCATAGAGTCCGTCTTCATCTAGAATAAACACCGGATTATATTGATCCTCTGAggttatctttttcattttccctccGTCGTCTGTCTACACCCCGCGTGCACTATGATGGTCCAACGCTCGCTTGAATCGCCTGGACCGTCCTAAACCGCCCAggaggggactggtctggtccgtaCCGCTCAGAGGAAACCAAGGACTTGTGTTCAACTCACCCAGGTGTGCTACTCTGGCAAGACGCGGGTCGAATCCGACCTGCTGGACTTTCTCTGTTCGAGCCAGGAAGAAGTTAATGACCCCATCGGTCACCACGCAGTTCGGGAAACCTTGGATGACGTGATAAAAGCCTCTCCTCAAGTGCAAACAgtccccctcttcctctcccGGCTCAATGGAGATGGTCTGCCTGTAGGTGGCGGTGTATCCTGTGGCCTCCTGCACCGCACCCCCcacctgcacacacaaacactctcTCACACCTGTGCTATCACGTCTTCACAGCTCTGATTGTTCCTCACCAAATCCAGCGTGGTCCTTTCCAAAACGTCCACAAGTTTCTCCAGCTTGGTGTTGGCCGTGAAGATGAAGTCATCGTCGACCCACAGTACGTACTTTGTGGTCACCTGGGAAACGGCCAGATTTCGCCCAGCAAACCAACCCTGTGATGGAGAAGACCCCGGTTCATGCTCAGAGGCATCGGAGGAGCCGGCTGAGAGAAGAACAGCTTCTTACCTTTCCAAAGGGCATGATGTAGTGTTCAATGTGAGGCCCAGAGATGCTCTGAGGGTTTTCACTGTCATCAGCGATGATGATGGTGACTGTAGGGTAGAACTTCCTGATGCTGTCAATGAGGTTCTGAAGCTTTTCGTAACGCAGAAACGTTTTTGTGGCGATGGTCACGAGAGCGCTGACATTATATTCTGAGGAGCAGAAATCGGAACAGCgatgaagacttttgttttaacACGTCTCTGAGGTGAGCCGTACAGACTAGAGGCCGAGTACCTCCTACAGAGCCGGTGTTGTAGAGTTTTGGTGTCACACCGTGGCGGATCTTGATGCTGAAAGCAGCTTGATGGCCCTCAGTCTCAAACTGCactgaaagacacaaaaacaaatgtgctCAAAAACATCCCATCATTTCTGTAGGGCCCATACCATGAAAGATCACCTTATTGATCTTAAGTGTAtcataatgttcattcctcactacaaagaaccccaaagcggtattttgatccgttcacgcatCTCTGAGTAAccctctcaacagcagcccctcccatacccacaaaaatgagcgagttctcacatgctgatgtcacagagtgggacagcccctttcaggaagaatcgtctctgacagctccgcccccagtctaacacaaacacccaatttctccacagagatAGCGGTTACCATCAAAAGATTTTCAATACTCAGTCTCTCCAGCATTTCACAATGTTGCAATTTCAATTATTAACGGAAATTCAAGGTCACAGTTGTACGGATgcagagtgtatttgtgttgtgaagcgGTGTAGCGATGGCTGGGCATGCTAAAGGCAGATATGTGGTATGTGtttccatctttgcaaaagtttagatgttgtttgtttttgtgggagaaacacaaagccggctctaggatgacgtcatgaaatgggcggaacCTACacacagcggcaggcggagcttcaagaATCGAGTTGTTTGACTTCCTGGTAGgataaaactcacaaaaaataactaatatttcataaatactttgttttataGTGTTCCTGTCATGATTCAGTCTCGTCTCCCCCTCTGGATTTCAACAGGAAGtatctccagagttctagcacttctacacacttcacttcccatcagtccctgctgtcactcccaggagTCCCACAGCTGGTCCCCATCATTAttcactcccagcagtatttagtcagagctctgacctctgctcagtgcgaagtcttgtttgtgctgctctgcctgcatcactgagcgttctcatcctgacctgatctttaGTTCCAtgtgccgcctgccccgaccctcgcctggaccctgaccactgtATTTGTTCTTTGATGCCCTCATGCTTGTGCTTGACCTCAGCCTGCCTGATCctaatttagctttgtggacttttagctgagCTTCCCTCCTTTTGttctgtctgtgccaataaGACCTGCTGCCCTCGGATCCAGCCGTCTGTTTCTGACAGTTTCAAAGGTAATTTATGATCATATGGATAtatttcactctgaaaggcttaagaaaatcacggtatggcccctttgaataagttttttttttttgcaaaattggctgTTTTGAGATTTGGTCTCcatccagctgggatttgaaccagctgTAGATGGAGAGTGCTAACCGCTACACCACCACACAGTCCTAGTCACAGTTCATAATGCAGAAAAATTGAGtctgcaaagtaaaaaaaaaaaaataactgtggTTAATTGCTACACATAAACCTCAGTAAATGATGTGACCTCTGTGGAAGCAGCAGTCAGGCCTTCTGACGACATGAGAGGATCTATTGTATCAAagcgttcagctcgttcaggacattcctgcttggaACTATGGTactcataaactttatagtttttgaaatatttaacaaaagatGCCCTGTACGAAATGAAAGAGAAAGTTTTcagatttcaacattttaagtagattagaaacaagcctttaaataaatttgtgggttatgttttcatcttttctagtaattaaaaaaaggagtttagctattattttagcaacatgctaatgtttttggctaatttgttatctactggggtttttatcagctactttattttgaattttagtaacacgctaacatttttgactaatttggtttactgaggaattttaggctattttaaagtttagctagtaatcaAACAATGAGCTacctttttgggctaatttgttttctactaaggtttattttgggctaatttggagtttagcttctattttagcgaagtggtaacatttttaatgaatttagtttactgaaaaattttaggctattttgaagtttagctagttttgaatcaacgagctagctttttggctaattttggcatctactggagttttttgggctaatttgaagtttagctcatatttaagcaacacactaattATTTTGGCatgtatttgggatttttaagcaattttactacacatttatcagaaatgtaggtcaacttcagttcTCTTTCGtagttctttaacgaaattttccgtcttttagcaaatgttacattttgcaaatagcttttgcattttcaggaaatcccttcagcaattaaagtaaattgcgtcactattttcagcaaaaagcttcagcatgttcagctactgctttcagcaaaaaacattcacactagcataatagCAGGTAATGTAACTATTCTAGCTAATTTACTtaagaaataaagttaaagacTAGCTAGTGTTTACCACCAGTCCTGTTAACGTTCTAATTTAATCTTATTAAATAAGTGTCCTGACTTTCAATGAGTATATTTAAAATGAGCCtgaaatatccatccatccgtttcATGAAGTCAAATTAAACccctttggggtcacagggttgctggagcctatcctagttACTGTTGGGTTCTTTCTCTGCAGGCGAAATGactaaaatgtcttttatcAGTGAATGTAAACTCGACGGCGTGTGAATTTTCACACAGTTTTCCTCGTTTCTTCCTGACTCTGTAAGAACTCGGATTCCTACCCGTGTCTATAGTGCTGGGATGGAACAGCGTGTTGGTGTAGGTGACGAACTGCAGCTGCCGGTTCAGGTTGGGCAGCAGGCTGCTCGACAGGCTCATGTGCATCTCGCCGTCCCCTTTGATTTTCACCGCGTCTACCTCCGCCGCAACGTTGATGGTCCCCAGCGTGGCGGTGAGGCTCACCTGTGAGGGCGGGAGACGGAGTGAGAGATCCCAGACGTTAAAGTACAGAAATGAAAGAGCAGGGAGACGGGAATGCTCACCGTGTAAAGATCTCTGGGAACGTCATGTAAGGCCAGGCCTGCGACACAGAACAGAAACGGTTGATGGCTGGAGCTTTGTAATAATGCAAACCAGGTCAGGCACAAAGTTgttaagaaaaacacttttataatgTAAGGagacttttctcatttttgctgtatatatttttggtgttttattcaGATTACTGGATTATatccctttaacactggagctccagggtttaatgttctttgatttactgtaagttttcaactattaaaagggtcattctagtagattctgaaggagaaaagcggctcgacgagccgcttttctccttcagaatctactggaatgatccaGTTAACGGTTGAACACTCACaatacgttaaagattttgtttaagcGTCATCGGTGACgactcaggtgttaaagggttatacgtttagttcatattttcatctcttcctttgcctcttttttaaatatctattttatCTCTCCTGCTTTCCGTCTAAGTTGCTGAACTCATTTTAGATTCTAAACAGACACATTGAGAAATGTGTTAGTCTAGTTGTTATCGTCCTCGATCCACAAATCAGTTTAGTCGTTTGTTCTTGTGGGTCAGTTCAGTCCAGCTTTTCTCTGCCATCACTAATTgaagactaatcgactattaaaatagtccaagactaatttaatagttgattaatcgttactttatattacatagagtcagagtgtagtaaagttgaaagttatagtggtattctgctagctttatggattattttggcatttatttattagattttaggctattttttttgtttaggtaatttttcagctacatgctagctatttttctttaaagtttcttggttgttttggagtttagctaatttatcaGCTGCTTGCTAActgctttggctaacttaggcttgttttttgttttttttagctacaagctagctcTTTTGGTTAACTAAGgctttcttagttttttttagtttttttttttttttggctagtttagagttagctaatatttgagctacatgctagctattttggctgatttaggatttttcaattttttttattgctaatttggagtttagcgaatatttcagctacatcctagctctTTTGggtaacttaggctttttaaaaagttttttaggctaatttggagtgtagctaatatttcagctgcatgctaattgttttggctaacttaggcttttttcattttttaggctaatttggcatgtcagtaatattttagctgactaagACCTTCAGCAATgtaagctattagcttcaatgatttcagccgtcaactttagcatttgtagctatcagtttcagcatcttcagcggccaaattcaagCATACAGcaccagcattatcgcagtAATTGTTGCACATAATGCTATAAATCTCGTTTTTAGTCAGTtgaaagctaatgatggttcatatgtgtgctttacatccactttgtttATGACCTGATTAGAGATcagagattagtcgactataaaAATCATCGTTCATGGCAGCACTAGTTGAAATTTAGTTCTCTGtattgagtttttcttcttaatGATTCTTGTTAACTTTTCTTAAGACTCCTGGACTTATGCCCACTTACCACTAAAAATGGGTTTGAACAAACCTCATtaacatgacaacaaaacaaGTCTGTTTTAAGGTGTACCTGGGATGATGGTCGTTTTCAGAGGCCGTACCTCCAGCCCCTGTGTTGGATATTGTAAAGGACTGTTGGCCTCTGCAATCAAGAGAACATCTGCCGGCGTCTTAAACCTAAAGAACAGT is drawn from Oryzias melastigma strain HK-1 linkage group LG5, ASM292280v2, whole genome shotgun sequence and contains these coding sequences:
- the b4galnt1b gene encoding beta-1,4 N-acetylgalactosaminyltransferase 1, with the protein product MRSLKKTVLLAILVSVVLVLALLHSWPARAYTTVDVWQQLAPVVERHVEDRLPLLDRQLSNIPFHVKESVASLLPRNGCVCEGESGGINLPFVQLLFPRVSAHPLHTAFNASDLGEMKTRRAKEYESFQRRFKTPADVLLIAEANSPLQYPTQGLEVRPLKTTIIPGLALHDVPRDLYTVSLTATLGTINVAAEVDAVKIKGDGEMHMSLSSSLLPNLNRQLQFVTYTNTLFHPSTIDTVQFETEGHQAAFSIKIRHGVTPKLYNTGSVGEYNVSALVTIATKTFLRYEKLQNLIDSIRKFYPTVTIIIADDSENPQSISGPHIEHYIMPFGKGWFAGRNLAVSQVTTKYVLWVDDDFIFTANTKLEKLVDVLERTTLDLVGGAVQEATGYTATYRQTISIEPGEEEGDCLHLRRGFYHVIQGFPNCVVTDGVINFFLARTEKVQQVGFDPRLARVAHLEFFIDGLGSLHVGSCDDVIVNHATKIKLPWVSQSESDKTYAKFRYPPASSDATRTKNGLLFFKNRFQCLTHN